Proteins from a genomic interval of Panthera uncia isolate 11264 chromosome C1 unlocalized genomic scaffold, Puncia_PCG_1.0 HiC_scaffold_4, whole genome shotgun sequence:
- the RPA2 gene encoding replication protein A 32 kDa subunit isoform X2, whose product MTAAPMDVRQWVDTDDASSENTVVPPETYVKVAGHLRSFQNKKSLVAFKIMPLEDMNEFTTHILEVVNAHMILSKANSQPLAGRATISNPGMGEAGNFGGNSTIPANGLTVAQNQVLNLIKACPRPEGLNFQDLKNQLQHMSVASIKQAVDFLSNEGHIYSTVDDDHFKSTDAE is encoded by the exons ATGACAGCTGCACCCATGGATGTTCGCCAGTGGGTTGACACAGAC GATGCCAGCAGTGAAAACACAGTGGTTCCTCCAGAAACGTATGTAAAAGTGGCTGGCCATCTGAGATCTTTTCAG aacaaaaaaagcctGGTAGCCTTTAAGATCATGCCTCTGGAGGACATGAATGAATTCACCACACATATTCTGGAAGTAGTCAACGCACACATGATCCTGAGCAAAGCTAACAGCCAG CCCTTAGCAGGGAGAGCAACTATCAGCAATCCAGGAATGGGTGAAGCAGGGAACTTTGGTGGGAATAGCACCATACCAGCAAATGGCCTCACTGTGGCCCAAAACCAG GTGCTGAATTTGATTAAGGCTTGTCCAAGACCAGAAGGATTAAACTTTCAGGATCTCAAGAACCAGCTCCAGCACATGTCTGTAGCCTCAATAAA gCAAGCTGTAGATTTTCTTAGCAACGAGGGACACATCTATTCCACTGTGGACGACGATCATTTTAAATCCACAGATGCAGAGTAA
- the PPP1R8 gene encoding nuclear inhibitor of protein phosphatase 1 isoform X2: MQSGPGAVFILKNKTDVLGGAVLPPTTQNLTEFNTAHNKRISTLTIEEGNLDIQRPKRKRKNSRVTFSEDDEIINPEDVDPSVGRFRNMVQTAVVPVKKKRVEGPGSLGLEESGSRRMQNFAFSGGLYGGLPPTHSEAGSQPHGIHGTALIGGLPMPYPNLAPDVDLTPVVPSAVNMNPAPNPAVYNPEAVNEPKKKKYAKEAWPGKKPTPSLLI, encoded by the exons ATGCAGAGCGGACCCggtgctgttttcattttaaaaaacaaaactgatgttCTGGGAGGAGCTGTTCTCCCTCCTACAACTcag AACCTGACAGAGTTCAACACTGCCCACAACAAGCGGATTTCCACCCTGACCATTGAGGAGGGGAATCTCGACATTCAGAGaccaaagagaaagaggaagaactcACGGGTGACTTTCAGTGAGGATGATGAGATCATCAATCCAG AGGATGTGGATCCCTCAGTTGGTCGCTTCCGGAACATGGTGCAGACTGCAGTGGTCCCGGTCAAG AAGAAGCGGGTGGAAGGCCCTGGCTCCCTGGGCCTGGAGGAATCAGGGAGCAGGCGCATGCAGAACTTTGCATTCAGTGGAGGACTCTACGGGGGCCTGCCCCCCACGCACAGTGAAGCCGGCTCTCAGCCACACGGCATCCATGGGACAGCACTCATCGGTGGCTTGCCCATGCCATACCCGAACCTCGCCCCTGACGTGGACTTGACTCCCGTCGTGCCGTCAGCAGTGAACATGAACCCTGCACCAAATCCTGCAGTCTATAACCCCGAAGCTGTCAATGAacccaagaagaagaaatatgcaAAAGAGGCTTGGCCGGGCAAGAAGCCTACACCTTCCTTACTGATTTGA
- the PPP1R8 gene encoding nuclear inhibitor of protein phosphatase 1 isoform X3: MGGEDDELKGLLGLPEEETELDNLTEFNTAHNKRISTLTIEEGNLDIQRPKRKRKNSRVTFSEDDEIINPEDVDPSVGRFRNMVQTAVVPVKKKRVEGPGSLGLEESGSRRMQNFAFSGGLYGGLPPTHSEAGSQPHGIHGTALIGGLPMPYPNLAPDVDLTPVVPSAVNMNPAPNPAVYNPEAVNEPKKKKYAKEAWPGKKPTPSLLI; the protein is encoded by the exons ATGGGTGGAGAGGATGATGAACTCAAGGGCTTACTGGGACTTCCAGAGGAGGAGACCGAGCTTGAT AACCTGACAGAGTTCAACACTGCCCACAACAAGCGGATTTCCACCCTGACCATTGAGGAGGGGAATCTCGACATTCAGAGaccaaagagaaagaggaagaactcACGGGTGACTTTCAGTGAGGATGATGAGATCATCAATCCAG AGGATGTGGATCCCTCAGTTGGTCGCTTCCGGAACATGGTGCAGACTGCAGTGGTCCCGGTCAAG AAGAAGCGGGTGGAAGGCCCTGGCTCCCTGGGCCTGGAGGAATCAGGGAGCAGGCGCATGCAGAACTTTGCATTCAGTGGAGGACTCTACGGGGGCCTGCCCCCCACGCACAGTGAAGCCGGCTCTCAGCCACACGGCATCCATGGGACAGCACTCATCGGTGGCTTGCCCATGCCATACCCGAACCTCGCCCCTGACGTGGACTTGACTCCCGTCGTGCCGTCAGCAGTGAACATGAACCCTGCACCAAATCCTGCAGTCTATAACCCCGAAGCTGTCAATGAacccaagaagaagaaatatgcaAAAGAGGCTTGGCCGGGCAAGAAGCCTACACCTTCCTTACTGATTTGA
- the THEMIS2 gene encoding protein THEMIS2: protein MAIARPLLLEAVEIHHGANYARCVLDTEAQQFVLHLPLSQKGPFWEWEPGAPRPLLQALQDSALKDLLFTCPTLPWHSLILRPQYEVQAIMHMRRTIVKIPSTLEVDVEDVTASSQHIHFIQPLLLSEALARGGPFPLTTEILEVPEGPPIFLSPWVASLQKGQRLCIHGLASPPWRVLVSTKGRKAPRHFMVSGAYQGKLRRRPREFPTAYDLLGALRPGQPLRVVATKDYEGDGVESPGFTSLAVGDRLEVLRCGQAHGAEGRDIDVLVCQRLSDQAGEEEEDYEQIDEDQILLPLYCSSSFVEEMNDGRRYSLEDLTTQFSLPCEVKVVVKDSSHPADPLPSFPGLRLEEKIMEPFLVVSLDSNPAMCFEIPPRWLDLTVVEAKGRPGRPARPLPIATVQELADAFYYSLRRLPAFESQLPPPRPPKSEGLRGQKKQTSKGKGSQSSQVLELQQCPLLLKPRMKTLPQSAKNSSDTYSKVSAHKKGLRATKSNTKAPDDDEHDYEEVLGQFQNTL from the exons ATGGCTATTGCTCGA CCCCTCCTGCTTGAGGCTGTGGAAATACACCACGGGGCCAACTACGCCCGCTGTGTGCTAGACACTGAAGCCCAGCAGTTCGTTCTGCACCTGCCCCTGTCCCAGAAGGGGCCCTTCTGGGAATGGGAGCCCGGTGCCCCTCGgcccctgctccaggctctgcaggACTCAGCCCTGAAGGACCTCCTCTtcacctgccccaccctcccctggcACTCCCTGATCCTGAGGCCCCAGTATGAGGTCCAGGCCATCATGCACA TGCGCAGAACCATTGTCAAGATCCCCTCCACCCTGGAGGTCGACGTGGAAGACGTCACGGCCTCCTCTCAACACATCCACTTCATCCAACCGCTGCTGCTGAGTGAGGCCCTGGCCCGGGGGGGGCCCTTCCCTCTGACGACAGAGATCCTGGAAGTTCCAGAGGGGCCCCCTATCTTCCTCAGCCCATGGGTAGCGTCCCTACAGAAAGGCCAGAGGCTCTGCATCCATGGCCTGGCCTCACCGCCCTGGCGGGTCCTGGTCTCGACTAAGGGCCGGAAGGCGCCCAGACACTTCATGGTCTCTGGAGCTTACCAGGGCAAGCTGCGGCGGCGGCCAAGAGAGTTCCCCACGGCCTATGACCTCCTGGGCGCTCTCCGGCCAGGCCAGCCGCTCCGGGTAGTGGCCACAAAGGACTACGAGGGCGATGGGGTAGAGAGCCCTGGGTTCACTTCCCTGGCTGTGGGTGACAGGCTGGAGGTGTTGAGGTGTGGCCAGGCCCACGGCGCTGAAGGCAGAGACATAGATGTCTTGGTGTGTCAACGGCTGAGCGACcaggctggagaggaggaggaagactaTGAACAGATAGATGAAGACCAGATTCTGCTGCCCCTCTACTGCTCCAGTAGCTTCGTGGAGGAGATGAATGATGGCCGGCGCTACAGCCTGGAAGATCTGACTACCCAGTTTTCACTGCCCTGTGAAGTCAAGGTGGTAGTCAAGGACAGCAGCCACCCTGCTgaccctctgccctccttcccggGCCTGCGGCTGGAGGAGAAAATCATGGAACCCTTCTTGGTGGTCAGCCTTGACTCCAACCCTGCGATGTGCTTTGAGATCCCTCCCCGGTGGCTGGACCTGACTGTTGTGGAGGCTAAGGGCCGGCCGGGCCGGCCAGCCAGGCCTCTTCCTATAGCCACAGTGCAGGAGCTGGCAGATGCCTTCTACTACAGCCTTCGGAGGTTACCAGCCTTTGAGAGCCAACTCCCACCACCAAGACCCCCCAAAAGTGAGGGCCTCCGCGGGCAGAAGAAACAAACCAGCAAGGGAAAAGGCAGCCAG TCTTCTCAAGTCTTAGAACTGCAGCAATGCCCCCTGCTCCTCAAACCCAGGATGAAGACACTGCCACAGAGTGCCAAGAACAGCTCAGATACATACAGCAAGGTTTCTGCCCACAAGAAGGGCCTCAGGGCCACTAAGTCCAACACGAAGGCTCCAG ATGATGACGAACATGATTATGAAGAAGTACTTGGACAATTTCAGAATACCCTGTAG
- the RPA2 gene encoding replication protein A 32 kDa subunit isoform X1 gives MWFGGSESYGTSFGGVGGGYTQSPGGFGFPTPSQAEKKSRARAQHIVPCTISQLLSATLVDEVFRIGKVEISQVTIVGIIRHAEKAPTNIVYKVDDMTAAPMDVRQWVDTDDASSENTVVPPETYVKVAGHLRSFQNKKSLVAFKIMPLEDMNEFTTHILEVVNAHMILSKANSQPLAGRATISNPGMGEAGNFGGNSTIPANGLTVAQNQVLNLIKACPRPEGLNFQDLKNQLQHMSVASIKQAVDFLSNEGHIYSTVDDDHFKSTDAE, from the exons ATGTGGTTTG GCGGATCTGAAAGCTATGGCACTTCCTTTGGCGGAGTCGGCGGCGGCTACACACAGTCCCCGGGGGGCTTCGGATTCCCGACACCTTCCCAGGCTGAAAAGAAATCA AGAGCCCGAGCCCAGCACATTGTACCCTGTACCATATCTCAGCTGCTTTCTGCCACCCTGGTCGATGAAGTGTTCAGAATTGGGAAGGTTGAGATTTCACAG GTCACTATTGTGGGTATCATCAGACATGCAGAGAAGGCTCCAACCAACATTGTTTACAAAGTAGATGACATGACAGCTGCACCCATGGATGTTCGCCAGTGGGTTGACACAGAC GATGCCAGCAGTGAAAACACAGTGGTTCCTCCAGAAACGTATGTAAAAGTGGCTGGCCATCTGAGATCTTTTCAG aacaaaaaaagcctGGTAGCCTTTAAGATCATGCCTCTGGAGGACATGAATGAATTCACCACACATATTCTGGAAGTAGTCAACGCACACATGATCCTGAGCAAAGCTAACAGCCAG CCCTTAGCAGGGAGAGCAACTATCAGCAATCCAGGAATGGGTGAAGCAGGGAACTTTGGTGGGAATAGCACCATACCAGCAAATGGCCTCACTGTGGCCCAAAACCAG GTGCTGAATTTGATTAAGGCTTGTCCAAGACCAGAAGGATTAAACTTTCAGGATCTCAAGAACCAGCTCCAGCACATGTCTGTAGCCTCAATAAA gCAAGCTGTAGATTTTCTTAGCAACGAGGGACACATCTATTCCACTGTGGACGACGATCATTTTAAATCCACAGATGCAGAGTAA